A portion of the Bacillus sp. es.034 genome contains these proteins:
- a CDS encoding histidine phosphatase family protein — MAIAFIRHGLTDGNERGKYIGWSNPSLSRKGIDKLKQIKRSYKPYEGCFSSDLNRCLETSHFLFPEASIISSPLLRELHFGKWEGLTYEELKKNEEYQYWLTDPSKSPPGGEGINQFIKRVEVAWEQIKGQIDLLNGNRYSVITHGGVIRHLLTSLSPKSDHRSFWEWQVSHGNGYELGWKTEEDWRDQNCTSLRGVPLMARANG; from the coding sequence ATGGCTATTGCTTTTATTCGACATGGTTTAACAGATGGAAATGAGAGAGGGAAATACATCGGATGGTCGAATCCTAGCTTATCACGAAAAGGAATCGATAAGCTTAAACAGATTAAGCGATCCTACAAGCCATATGAGGGATGTTTTTCAAGCGACCTAAACCGATGTTTGGAAACCTCGCATTTTTTGTTTCCTGAAGCCTCTATCATTTCATCTCCGCTGTTAAGAGAATTACATTTTGGAAAATGGGAAGGCTTGACCTACGAGGAATTGAAGAAAAATGAAGAGTATCAGTACTGGTTAACAGACCCCTCTAAATCTCCTCCAGGAGGGGAAGGGATAAATCAATTCATAAAACGAGTCGAAGTTGCCTGGGAGCAAATCAAAGGACAAATCGATTTACTTAATGGGAATCGGTACTCAGTCATAACCCATGGTGGAGTCATTCGGCACCTGTTAACTTCTCTATCCCCCAAAAGTGATCATAGATCATTTTGGGAATGGCAGGTCTCCCACGGAAACGGATACGAATTGGGTTGGAAAACAGAAGAGGATTGGAGGGACCAGAATTGTACTTCATTACGGGGGGTTCCTTTAATGGCAAGGGCCAATGGGTAA
- a CDS encoding adenosylcobinamide amidohydrolase, with translation MIDVNGVSVGYGDQKIVEDMNFHIDKGEFFGILGPNGSGKTTLLKAMTGLLPLMDGVITLKGKPLHQFSSRELATHVAVLPQISTEAFSYQVRETVLLGRYAHQKGFFKGTTDRDKEMVDKVMEQTGISAFQNRYLHELSGGERQRVFLAQALAQEPHILLLDEPTNHLDLSYQKSLLDLIKSQTDQGTLTVVAIFHDLNLASLYCDRLLLLDQGTMKLLHHPEEVLKEEHIEEVYQTKVQKQAHPLVAKPQMVIVPEGSQTENLVLDERYMTLTEECILYSAPFPLKCMSSGIIGAGIGWYSHFMNRRVPVDYDCRDYKQDMKEFLITKELDPSLSVGMMTALDLSNMICERFEMKGKSVFVVVTAGVGNAMDVSTSFQYDIDSKPGTINTWVFINGNLSDEAYIEALVTSTEAKVKALNDMEVRDKRNGNFATGTPTDSILIASSQKGELEPFAGPITPIGKLIGKGVYEVTKKAIQRYLG, from the coding sequence ATGATCGATGTAAACGGGGTGTCAGTGGGATACGGCGATCAAAAAATCGTGGAAGACATGAATTTTCATATTGACAAGGGAGAGTTCTTTGGAATACTTGGCCCAAATGGAAGTGGTAAAACGACGTTACTGAAAGCCATGACGGGTCTACTTCCTTTAATGGATGGAGTCATTACATTGAAGGGAAAGCCACTTCATCAGTTTTCTTCAAGAGAACTGGCTACCCATGTCGCGGTATTACCTCAGATATCGACTGAAGCATTTTCATATCAAGTGAGGGAGACGGTGCTGCTTGGAAGATATGCTCACCAGAAAGGTTTCTTTAAGGGTACGACCGACCGGGACAAAGAGATGGTGGATAAAGTGATGGAGCAGACGGGGATTTCTGCGTTTCAGAACCGATACCTTCATGAATTGTCAGGTGGTGAGCGACAACGGGTGTTCCTGGCACAGGCTCTAGCCCAGGAACCGCACATCCTCCTCCTGGATGAGCCCACTAATCATCTCGATCTTTCCTACCAGAAGTCATTATTGGATTTGATTAAAAGTCAAACTGATCAGGGGACATTAACGGTCGTCGCTATTTTTCACGATTTGAATTTGGCGAGCCTGTATTGTGATCGTTTACTCCTACTGGACCAGGGCACAATGAAACTTCTCCATCATCCGGAAGAAGTGTTGAAAGAAGAACATATTGAAGAAGTATATCAAACAAAGGTTCAGAAACAGGCTCATCCATTGGTGGCCAAACCCCAGATGGTGATTGTACCAGAAGGATCCCAGACTGAAAATCTGGTTTTAGATGAAAGATATATGACATTGACTGAAGAATGCATCCTTTATTCTGCACCATTCCCATTGAAGTGTATGTCTTCAGGTATTATCGGAGCGGGAATTGGTTGGTACTCTCACTTCATGAACCGTCGGGTACCCGTTGATTATGACTGCAGGGATTACAAACAAGATATGAAGGAGTTTCTCATTACGAAAGAACTGGATCCGTCTTTATCTGTCGGTATGATGACGGCTCTGGATTTGTCTAACATGATATGCGAGCGTTTTGAGATGAAGGGGAAATCGGTTTTCGTCGTCGTGACCGCCGGAGTTGGAAATGCCATGGATGTATCAACGAGCTTTCAATATGATATTGATTCTAAACCGGGTACGATCAATACCTGGGTTTTCATTAATGGGAATTTATCTGATGAGGCCTATATCGAAGCCCTCGTCACTTCCACGGAGGCAAAGGTGAAAGCACTGAATGATATGGAAGTAAGGGACAAAAGAAACGGAAACTTTGCAACCGGAACGCCTACAGACAGCATTCTGATTGCTTCCAGTCAAAAAGGGGAGCTCGAACCATTTGCAGGACCGATCACTCCGATAGGTAAGTTAATCGGTAAAGGAGTCTATGAAGTAACAAAAAAAGCCATCCAACGTTATTTGGGTTAA
- the cobS gene encoding adenosylcobinamide-GDP ribazoletransferase has product MRLLKSLLLNIQFYTVIPVRKELSLGKGEMRWMVRTFPLLGLLIGMILSSGYVLLASFTPMSSLALSFYIWVMPVLLTGGIHLDGYMDASDAYFSYRDLKKRLEIMKDPRIGAFGALSLVVLLSSRFLFIYESVHYSDTVTICLILLMIPIFSRIVMGVILILIPAAHKSGMGYSFSKDTKWNDILWMLVSLIGIIVAGVFLNSFFLYAAFTIVTIGFCLFVYSKSIKWFGGMTGDTIGASVEGVESILWMTIWLLLLFDMV; this is encoded by the coding sequence ATGAGATTATTAAAGAGTTTACTCCTTAATATACAGTTTTATACAGTAATTCCAGTGCGAAAAGAACTCTCACTTGGAAAAGGTGAAATGAGATGGATGGTCCGCACATTTCCTTTATTGGGTTTATTGATCGGAATGATTCTTTCAAGTGGCTATGTGTTACTAGCATCTTTTACACCCATGAGCTCATTGGCATTATCATTTTATATTTGGGTGATGCCCGTCCTCCTTACCGGCGGAATTCATTTGGACGGTTATATGGATGCAAGCGACGCCTACTTTTCCTACCGGGATCTAAAGAAGCGCTTAGAGATCATGAAAGATCCCCGAATCGGTGCATTTGGTGCCCTTTCTCTTGTGGTATTGCTCTCCTCCCGCTTTTTATTCATATATGAATCCGTCCACTACTCTGATACTGTTACGATTTGTTTGATTCTGCTGATGATTCCCATTTTCAGCCGTATCGTCATGGGAGTGATTCTCATTCTTATCCCAGCGGCCCATAAATCCGGTATGGGGTATAGCTTCAGTAAAGATACGAAATGGAACGATATTTTGTGGATGCTGGTCTCTTTGATAGGGATCATAGTGGCAGGCGTCTTTCTGAATAGTTTTTTTCTTTATGCTGCCTTCACGATTGTAACGATCGGATTTTGCCTGTTTGTTTACTCGAAGAGCATAAAGTGGTTTGGAGGTATGACTGGTGACACAATCGGAGCAAGTGTAGAAGGGGTGGAGTCGATTTTATGGATGACTATATGGCTATTGCTTTTATTCGACATGGTTTAA
- a CDS encoding iron ABC transporter permease produces the protein MQSRSIQRYLQNKIGITYGLAGLFILTAVLAGVSIGTISIPPMDILYILGYKWFGFQMPDTVNPMFVNIVYTIRLPRVLLALLVGSSLAIAGASFQGLLRNPLADPYTLGVSSGASVGAVITLFFHWSIPFIGKFTLPFFSIVCSIITVFLVLWFAQKVERTMKVETIILTGIIFSSFLGSVISLMIALTGEELRQIIGWLLGSVSMRGWDYIAIILPFFLIGVVLLILNSKELNGMSFGEEQARHIGISVQKRKLIILIAGSILTGAAVAVSGTIGFVGLVVPHFLRRMIGHDHKHLLPLSILVGGGFLVLADLLSRTIIAPTELPIGVITALIGAPMFAYILLKKRGLST, from the coding sequence TTGCAAAGTCGATCTATCCAGAGGTATTTGCAGAATAAGATAGGGATCACATACGGGTTGGCAGGGCTATTTATACTAACAGCGGTGCTTGCAGGTGTTTCGATCGGTACGATATCGATTCCACCGATGGATATCCTATACATCCTCGGTTATAAGTGGTTCGGTTTTCAAATGCCTGATACGGTTAATCCCATGTTTGTGAACATCGTCTATACGATCCGGCTTCCAAGAGTATTGTTAGCTCTATTGGTCGGAAGCTCATTAGCCATTGCAGGGGCTTCTTTCCAAGGGCTGTTACGCAATCCTCTGGCTGATCCCTATACATTGGGAGTGTCCTCAGGTGCATCGGTCGGGGCGGTCATCACCTTATTTTTCCATTGGAGCATCCCTTTCATCGGGAAGTTTACGCTCCCCTTTTTCAGTATTGTTTGTTCGATCATCACCGTATTTCTCGTATTATGGTTCGCACAAAAGGTTGAAAGGACCATGAAGGTCGAAACCATTATATTGACAGGAATCATCTTCAGCTCGTTTCTGGGCTCGGTGATTTCCTTGATGATCGCACTCACAGGTGAGGAACTCAGGCAGATCATCGGCTGGCTTCTTGGAAGTGTATCCATGAGAGGGTGGGATTACATTGCGATCATCTTACCTTTCTTCCTTATTGGGGTAGTGCTGCTCATACTTAACAGCAAGGAATTGAACGGCATGAGCTTCGGAGAGGAACAGGCCCGTCATATCGGTATCTCGGTTCAAAAAAGGAAGCTGATCATTTTGATTGCCGGAAGCATCCTGACGGGGGCAGCGGTAGCCGTGTCCGGAACGATCGGATTTGTCGGCCTTGTGGTCCCTCATTTTCTGCGAAGAATGATTGGACATGATCACAAGCACCTTCTTCCCCTATCAATCCTTGTAGGTGGAGGATTTCTCGTTCTCGCAGACCTGCTTTCCAGAACGATTATCGCTCCGACCGAACTTCCGATTGGAGTGATCACCGCCTTGATCGGCGCACCGATGTTTGCATATATTCTTTTAAAGAAAAGGGGTCTTTCAACATGA
- the msrA gene encoding peptide-methionine (S)-S-oxide reductase MsrA: protein MNDREVATFAGGCFWCMVKPFDELPGIIDVVSGYSGGHLENPSYEDIKAGGSGHYEVIQITYDPALFPYERLLELYWPQIDPTDDGGQFHDRGEQYRTAIFYHNEHQKQLAEESKNTIEESGRFKKPIVTKILPASTFYPAEDYHQKFYKTNPEEYKQDRAKSGRDEFIDGHWKNK, encoded by the coding sequence ATGAATGATAGAGAAGTCGCTACCTTTGCAGGCGGGTGTTTTTGGTGCATGGTAAAGCCGTTCGATGAGCTGCCAGGGATTATTGATGTCGTATCGGGATATTCTGGAGGTCACCTTGAAAATCCTTCATATGAGGATATTAAAGCCGGTGGCAGCGGACATTATGAAGTGATCCAGATCACATATGATCCCGCTCTGTTTCCTTATGAAAGGCTATTGGAGTTATACTGGCCCCAGATCGACCCGACTGATGACGGTGGTCAATTCCACGATCGCGGTGAACAGTATCGAACAGCTATCTTCTATCACAATGAACACCAGAAACAATTGGCTGAGGAGTCAAAAAACACGATAGAAGAAAGCGGGCGATTCAAAAAGCCGATCGTCACCAAAATCCTTCCTGCCTCAACTTTTTATCCGGCAGAAGACTATCATCAAAAATTCTACAAAACGAATCCGGAGGAATACAAACAAGATCGAGCAAAGTCTGGGCGCGATGAATTCATAGATGGACATTGGAAAAACAAATAG
- a CDS encoding bifunctional adenosylcobinamide kinase/adenosylcobinamide-phosphate guanylyltransferase yields MGRLFFITGGVRCGKSSFAERLASELRTSNEILIYLACGVSTDREMENRILKHRLDRRSSNEKWTTIERPLAIGDIIDTIPSNAIVLLDCLTTLLTNELFNGDMEGGSYVEDRIYESVIQLADKVKALLVVSNELFHDIPPISDEILQYQRILGRLHGRLVEESFVAIDMTVGIPELKKGIPIK; encoded by the coding sequence ATGGGAAGACTTTTTTTCATTACCGGAGGGGTGAGATGCGGGAAAAGTTCCTTTGCAGAAAGGCTTGCATCGGAACTAAGAACATCGAATGAGATTTTGATCTATCTTGCGTGTGGAGTGAGTACGGACCGGGAAATGGAAAACAGGATTTTAAAACACCGACTGGATCGCCGATCTTCTAATGAAAAGTGGACGACCATTGAAAGGCCACTGGCTATCGGGGATATCATCGATACTATACCGTCTAATGCCATTGTTCTATTAGATTGTCTCACGACTCTGCTGACTAACGAATTGTTCAATGGGGATATGGAGGGCGGAAGCTATGTAGAGGATCGTATCTATGAATCTGTTATTCAGTTGGCAGATAAAGTAAAAGCGTTACTTGTTGTAAGTAATGAATTATTTCATGACATTCCACCGATCTCAGACGAAATACTCCAATATCAAAGGATACTGGGACGATTACATGGAAGATTGGTGGAGGAGTCGTTTGTAGCAATCGATATGACGGTTGGAATTCCAGAATTGAAGAAAGGGATTCCAATAAAATGA
- a CDS encoding glycosyltransferase family 2 protein, with translation MYFWIIALGLTIFLFTRIPTVKNSVHVRNSYLVKKCSIIIPARNEEKTIGRLLSSIRMQFIQPLEVIVVNDGSTDQTKAIALNEGAIVIDAPPLPNGWNGKSWACWNGAKESTGEFLLFVDSDTWFEQAGLLKICETYKMQQCQGVLTIHPFHIMESFYETFSMLFHLMVFASTSITHLFSWLCTPSGGFGQFFLCSRAVYKRVGGHEAIKGEMVEHFALSQWAKKCGESVEAVSGRNAISMRMYGEGIGDLFHGWSKSFASGAKSTNILLLGLSSLWMASLITLVIHSPEMIWEHPYLFIIQYFLLGGYFYFLIRRIGNFSVFETLLFPVHILFFLATFLHSFLNTFFRKRTTWKDRYVYIEKGKDEKMK, from the coding sequence ATGTATTTCTGGATTATCGCATTGGGCCTCACCATTTTCCTTTTTACGAGAATTCCGACCGTGAAGAATTCCGTTCATGTACGGAATAGTTATCTGGTCAAGAAATGTTCCATCATCATTCCTGCAAGAAATGAAGAAAAGACAATTGGGAGGCTTTTATCCAGTATTCGGATGCAGTTCATACAGCCATTGGAAGTCATTGTTGTAAATGATGGATCAACAGATCAAACGAAGGCTATAGCCTTAAACGAGGGTGCAATTGTAATTGATGCACCCCCTCTGCCAAATGGATGGAACGGGAAATCATGGGCATGCTGGAATGGAGCGAAAGAGTCTACAGGAGAATTCCTATTGTTTGTGGATAGTGATACCTGGTTCGAACAAGCAGGTCTGTTAAAGATATGCGAAACGTATAAAATGCAACAATGTCAAGGAGTATTGACCATTCATCCGTTTCATATAATGGAATCCTTTTATGAAACATTCTCTATGCTGTTTCATTTAATGGTGTTTGCTTCAACCAGTATCACCCATCTCTTTTCATGGTTGTGCACGCCTTCAGGCGGTTTTGGGCAATTTTTCTTATGTTCGAGGGCCGTTTATAAGCGAGTCGGAGGACATGAAGCCATTAAAGGGGAAATGGTGGAACATTTTGCCTTGAGTCAATGGGCGAAGAAATGCGGGGAATCGGTAGAAGCGGTAAGTGGCAGGAATGCCATTTCCATGAGGATGTATGGGGAAGGAATAGGAGATTTATTCCACGGGTGGTCAAAGAGCTTCGCTTCAGGAGCTAAGTCGACAAACATCCTACTCTTGGGGCTTTCTTCTTTGTGGATGGCTTCGCTTATTACGCTGGTCATTCACTCACCGGAAATGATTTGGGAACATCCCTATTTATTCATAATCCAATACTTCCTATTAGGGGGTTATTTCTATTTCTTAATAAGAAGGATCGGTAATTTCAGCGTGTTCGAGACATTATTATTTCCGGTTCATATCCTGTTTTTCCTAGCGACCTTTCTTCATTCATTTTTGAATACCTTTTTCAGGAAAAGGACCACTTGGAAAGATCGTTATGTATATATAGAGAAAGGAAAGGACGAGAAGATGAAATGA
- a CDS encoding cob(I)yrinic acid a,c-diamide adenosyltransferase codes for MQLYTRTGDKGQTSLIGGRVDKDDIRVEAYGTLDEVNCFVGQAICELNHERFDDIVKDLVTIQHELFDCGGDLSNVSKKRRSKLQRDSVLALEEKIDDLVREAPPLEKFILPGGIKASASIHIARTVARRAERCMVTLSKTDGDFPVVSLQYINRLSDYFFALARVINHRSNVKDVEYLRSANVFSTRRIQKHNE; via the coding sequence ATGCAACTTTATACAAGAACCGGAGACAAAGGTCAGACAAGTTTAATCGGGGGTAGGGTCGATAAGGACGATATCAGGGTGGAAGCATACGGGACACTGGATGAAGTCAATTGTTTCGTCGGTCAGGCTATTTGTGAATTGAATCATGAGCGTTTTGACGATATCGTAAAGGACTTAGTTACGATACAGCATGAACTATTTGACTGCGGGGGAGATTTATCCAATGTCTCAAAAAAGAGAAGGAGCAAGCTTCAAAGGGATTCCGTCCTCGCTTTGGAAGAAAAAATAGACGATTTGGTCAGAGAAGCTCCACCTCTTGAAAAATTCATACTGCCGGGTGGTATAAAAGCTTCTGCGAGTATTCATATAGCACGGACCGTTGCGAGAAGGGCAGAGAGATGCATGGTTACCCTGTCAAAGACAGACGGGGACTTTCCGGTTGTTTCGCTGCAATACATCAATCGATTATCAGACTACTTCTTTGCTCTGGCACGTGTGATCAATCACCGGAGTAATGTCAAAGACGTTGAATACCTTCGCAGTGCCAACGTATTCTCTACACGTAGAATTCAGAAACACAATGAGTAG
- a CDS encoding ATP-binding protein has translation MIGNRDTLSISITDKDELIIASDCSGGIGNKPDDAVQVDPEIVGYFGFRVAVMECLSVGARLMAVQLLNFTGDSVWERYASGVRLGLSELGMDDIPLTGSSESNFNLNQSALGVTCIGMRVKEPPHVPHPSLSYALIGTPLVGEEVLIHESSIAPLDLFHTCIHHPSIVDILPVGSKGVRHELSLLVGKPLKRGDVYSTHDLDKSGGPATSFIISYNKEEEQDIRKLTGGHFQSLIVF, from the coding sequence ATGATTGGAAATCGAGATACGCTATCCATCTCCATCACTGATAAAGATGAACTGATCATTGCCTCTGACTGTAGCGGTGGGATTGGAAATAAGCCCGATGACGCCGTACAGGTTGATCCTGAGATTGTAGGATATTTCGGTTTTCGAGTCGCGGTGATGGAATGTTTATCAGTCGGTGCCCGACTAATGGCCGTTCAATTGTTGAACTTTACAGGAGACAGCGTATGGGAGAGGTATGCCTCGGGGGTCAGGCTGGGTTTGAGTGAACTCGGTATGGATGATATTCCTCTAACCGGAAGTTCAGAATCCAATTTCAATCTGAACCAGTCTGCACTTGGCGTAACCTGTATCGGTATGAGGGTAAAGGAGCCGCCTCATGTTCCCCACCCAAGTCTCTCATATGCTCTTATCGGAACTCCTTTGGTCGGAGAGGAAGTATTGATACATGAATCTTCCATCGCCCCATTGGATCTATTTCATACCTGCATTCACCATCCTTCCATCGTCGATATATTACCCGTAGGTTCAAAAGGTGTGCGTCATGAACTGTCTCTACTTGTTGGGAAACCGTTGAAAAGGGGAGATGTATACTCCACGCATGACTTGGATAAATCAGGCGGGCCCGCCACTTCATTTATCATTTCATACAATAAGGAAGAAGAACAGGATATAAGGAAACTTACCGGTGGTCATTTTCAATCCTTGATCGTATTTTGA
- a CDS encoding bifunctional adenosylcobinamide kinase/adenosylcobinamide-phosphate guanylyltransferase, translated as MYFITGGSFNGKGQWVRKHFRLKRSDTEWVRLFTEGMEEVHPSKPILVLEGLEYAVRSALLRGDRDVRKEFFQRMEELKKWEEEHPERKVIWIGSEIGKGIVPIDQISREWRDVTGWVYQDLAQMSHKVWLVWYGMATSIKG; from the coding sequence TTGTACTTCATTACGGGGGGTTCCTTTAATGGCAAGGGCCAATGGGTAAGAAAGCATTTTCGTTTGAAGAGAAGCGACACAGAATGGGTCCGGTTATTTACAGAAGGTATGGAAGAAGTCCATCCTTCCAAGCCCATCCTCGTGTTGGAGGGGCTTGAGTATGCCGTTCGATCTGCCCTTTTACGTGGGGATCGTGACGTTAGGAAAGAATTCTTCCAACGGATGGAGGAGTTGAAGAAGTGGGAAGAAGAACATCCAGAACGAAAAGTGATCTGGATCGGTTCAGAAATAGGGAAAGGAATTGTACCTATCGATCAAATTTCAAGGGAATGGAGAGATGTGACTGGCTGGGTTTATCAGGACCTTGCCCAAATGTCGCATAAGGTATGGCTTGTTTGGTACGGCATGGCTACATCAATAAAAGGGTAA
- a CDS encoding C45 family peptidase produces MKEVVVDVLQSRGTYYEIGVQLGHKLRKSPLYSHHQKRRMKSLRDYNVKLDEVEGLLRHFAPGLWDELSGLSYGLEWSLEDTIHEYSGFQQEWKESGCSSLAKDGIYVRNYDYHPKTYEGRLLLVKPEGGYASIGFSGRGIGRIDGLNEKGLAVGFHFVNRIKPGEGFICTTIARILLDTCKNTDEAIEVLRRLPHRHSFNYSLYDHSGKAAVVEASPRGIGVYHHSTLSCTNHFQMNHMKKDNRHYLKDSQKRLDLLHSVQKKELTMDGAFKLFNRGDSPVFKKAYDAWAGTIHTCVFQCKSLRCLIGFGESSDGLVVDFREWIRGRDLPVRKISGKFDTNEPFLFMKEVKE; encoded by the coding sequence ATGAAAGAGGTTGTTGTAGACGTATTGCAGTCCAGAGGGACCTATTATGAGATTGGTGTTCAATTGGGACATAAACTCCGGAAGTCGCCACTCTATTCCCATCATCAAAAGAGACGTATGAAGTCATTGAGAGATTACAATGTAAAGCTGGATGAAGTCGAGGGACTACTCCGGCATTTTGCACCCGGATTATGGGATGAATTAAGTGGACTATCCTATGGTTTAGAGTGGTCATTGGAAGATACCATACATGAATATTCGGGATTTCAACAGGAATGGAAGGAGTCCGGTTGTTCGTCTTTGGCCAAAGACGGTATATACGTGAGGAATTATGATTATCACCCGAAAACATATGAAGGCAGGCTTTTACTTGTGAAGCCTGAGGGAGGATATGCATCTATCGGATTTTCAGGAAGGGGAATCGGACGGATTGACGGGTTGAACGAAAAAGGATTGGCAGTTGGTTTTCATTTCGTGAATCGAATAAAGCCGGGAGAAGGATTCATATGCACCACAATCGCCCGCATCCTCCTGGACACATGTAAGAATACAGACGAGGCCATCGAAGTGTTGCGCAGGCTGCCTCACCGACACAGTTTCAACTATTCATTATATGATCATAGTGGCAAGGCTGCTGTGGTAGAAGCTTCCCCAAGGGGAATAGGGGTGTATCACCATTCAACCTTAAGTTGTACCAACCATTTTCAGATGAATCATATGAAAAAGGATAACCGACATTATTTAAAGGACTCTCAAAAAAGGCTGGACCTGTTACATTCAGTACAGAAAAAGGAATTAACCATGGATGGGGCATTCAAACTGTTTAACCGGGGAGACAGCCCGGTGTTCAAGAAAGCGTATGATGCTTGGGCAGGGACGATTCATACATGTGTCTTTCAATGTAAATCACTGAGATGCTTAATCGGCTTCGGGGAAAGTTCCGATGGATTGGTGGTGGACTTTCGGGAATGGATAAGGGGAAGAGATCTTCCCGTCCGGAAAATTTCAGGGAAGTTCGATACAAATGAGCCGTTCTTATTTATGAAAGAAGTGAAGGAATAA
- a CDS encoding ABC transporter substrate-binding protein, translated as MKHTVKALLALLVVIGFLTACGTNDGEQTKKKETAEVNQNESGYPLSLTDALDNKVTLEEQPKHIVSLIPSNTEILFELGLNKEIVGVSDFDNFPKEAADKEKIGGMEFNVEKIVSLEPDLVLAHESTAKSAEEGLNQLKDAGVNVFIVQDAKSFEEVYGTIQDIGTLVGKKDEADSVVSEMKSDLNSIQEKASEVTEKKRVYVEVSPSPDIYSTGKNTFIDQMLSMVNAENVMSEQEGWVQVNQEAVISSNPDVIITTYGYYSEDPKEQILGRKGWEDVTAVKNGDVHDVHSDLVTRTGPRLVEGVEEIAKSIYPEVFAE; from the coding sequence ATGAAACACACAGTAAAAGCCTTACTTGCATTGTTAGTAGTCATCGGATTCCTGACAGCATGCGGAACGAATGACGGGGAACAAACGAAGAAAAAGGAAACAGCAGAAGTAAACCAAAATGAATCCGGGTATCCTTTATCATTGACTGACGCGCTTGATAATAAAGTCACCTTGGAAGAACAACCTAAACATATCGTTTCGTTAATTCCCAGTAATACGGAGATTTTATTCGAGCTTGGGCTCAATAAGGAAATAGTCGGGGTGTCAGACTTTGATAACTTCCCGAAAGAAGCTGCCGATAAAGAGAAGATCGGTGGAATGGAGTTTAACGTAGAGAAAATCGTCAGCTTAGAGCCGGACCTGGTCCTGGCACATGAATCCACAGCAAAGTCAGCAGAAGAAGGGTTGAATCAACTGAAAGATGCAGGGGTGAACGTATTCATCGTTCAAGACGCTAAAAGCTTTGAAGAAGTATACGGTACAATTCAGGATATCGGGACACTTGTCGGTAAGAAAGATGAAGCGGATTCCGTTGTTTCTGAAATGAAATCGGATTTGAATTCCATTCAGGAAAAAGCAAGTGAAGTAACGGAAAAGAAAAGGGTTTATGTAGAAGTCTCACCTTCACCTGATATTTATTCTACAGGGAAGAATACATTCATCGATCAAATGCTTTCAATGGTCAATGCTGAAAATGTCATGAGCGAGCAGGAAGGCTGGGTACAGGTGAACCAGGAAGCAGTCATCTCGTCTAACCCTGACGTGATCATCACTACATATGGTTATTACAGTGAAGATCCGAAAGAACAGATATTAGGAAGAAAAGGATGGGAAGATGTGACGGCAGTAAAGAATGGGGATGTTCACGATGTCCATTCTGATTTAGTCACACGGACAGGTCCAAGATTGGTTGAAGGAGTAGAGGAAATTGCAAAGTCGATCTATCCAGAGGTATTTGCAGAATAA
- a CDS encoding ECF transporter S component, protein MVKIPAIIGTIALDSMPALLIASLYNGRKGALVAGGGHLLSSLYAGFPLGPLHFLIAVEMALLVWLFGYVFSCGHRVLAAALFLIGNGVLAALPFIFILSSSFYITIVPSLLVGSFINLTIAHFLYPPIASRLTRGEIQ, encoded by the coding sequence ATGGTGAAGATTCCGGCGATCATTGGCACAATCGCCCTTGACAGTATGCCTGCACTATTAATCGCTTCTTTATACAATGGAAGGAAGGGAGCGCTGGTAGCAGGGGGAGGACATTTACTATCAAGCCTGTACGCAGGTTTCCCCCTCGGTCCGCTCCATTTTCTCATTGCTGTGGAAATGGCTCTCCTGGTCTGGCTTTTCGGTTATGTATTTTCATGTGGGCATCGTGTGTTAGCAGCTGCCCTCTTTTTGATAGGAAATGGTGTATTGGCAGCTTTGCCATTTATTTTTATCCTGAGTTCTTCTTTTTATATCACAATCGTTCCCTCCTTATTAGTGGGGAGCTTCATCAATTTAACAATTGCTCACTTCCTTTATCCCCCGATAGCTTCAAGATTAACAAGGGGGGAAATACAATGA